GTCGAACCACTTGGTCATTTCCTGGGCGTGGGCGCCACCGCAGCAGTTATCCACAGCGCCACGGGCCATGCTGAACAGGGTCTGCAGGGTTGGCTTGGCACCGGTGTGGCTGCGGAAACGCTCGGGGATCACGCCGAATGTCAGTGAATGGGTGAGGACTTGGTCGTACCAGGCGAAGTCGCCGACCGGCAGCAGTTCGATGCCCGCGTCCTTCTGAGCTTGCCAGTGGGTGGCACGCAACTCACGACCGACAGCGTGCAGACCGGCCTCGCTCAGCTCGCCTTTCCAGAATGCTTCCTGGGCTTTTTTCAGCTCGCGGTCACGGCCAATGCGCGGAAAGCCGAGGTTGTGTGCCAGTGCCATGGTGTTTTGTCCTTCAAACGAGAAATTCGATGAGGGCAATTGTCAGGACACTGGCGTAATGAGACAAACTCATTATTTTTAAGAGCAACTGTAGTTTTTCTCATGATGCGCTTGGATGGGGCAGCCTGCTATGCCCTGCCCCGGTCCATGGCCGCCAGGTGTGCCGCGAGGAACTCAACGCACGTTCGGACTTTGGCCGAACGGTTCAAGCGATTGGGATAGACCGCCCAGACGTTCGCTTCCTGATCCCATTGAGGCAGCACCTGCACAAGAGTCCCTGACTCAAGCTGCGGGCCTACGTCCCACAACGAACGAAGGAGAATTCCGCGTCCATCGACACACCACTCCATCGCTACTTCCCCGTGGTTGGTCGAGAGCGGCCCTGTGACCTTCACGCTTGCGGTGTTTGCGCCATTCCTCAGGCGCCACACACCAAAAGGATGATCGCGCTCCTTGATGACAAGGCAGTCATGACGAGCGAGATCCTCCAGGGATTTCGGCACACCTCTTCGTTCGAGGTACGCAGGGGCCGCGCAGAGGATTCGGCGATTGGACGCAAGCTTCTTCGCGATCAGGTGAGGCGCAATCTCGTCGCCAATCCGGACATCCAGATCGAACCCTTCTGAAGCGATATCGACGATCCGGTCGAACATTTCGAACCGGACAGTGAGGCCCGGATGGGCCGCGGTCATCTGCGAAATCAGCGGGGCAACCACTTTGTGCCCGAACCCGAAGCTGCTGCAGATTCGCAGCAGCCCGCGGGGTTCTCCCTGGACTGTGGATACTTCCTGGATCAACTGGTCAAGGTCATCGAGCACACGCAACGCCCAATGGAACACCCGCTCACCTTCCTCCGTGATCGAGACGCGGCGAGTGCTGCGGTGAAGCAGCTTCGTGCCCAGCGAGTCCTCCAGGACTCGAATGCGTTTGCTGACATAGCCGGCTGATACACCGAACTCTTCGGCCACCGCGTTGAAGCTGGTTTTTCGGGCAACTGCAACGAAGACCCTAAGGTCCTCGTTCAACGGCATATTGTTCATGATTCGTAAATACTCATTCGCCAGAGGCTCGATTGATCTCTTACAGGAAACACTTAAGCTGAGTCAAACAGCGTCGCAGCCAACACAAGAATCGGAGTACCACAGAGATGACAAAGACCCTGAAGATCGCGGCTATCGCAGGTGACGGGATCGGCAAGGAAGTGATGCCAGAGGGCCTGCGGGTGCTGGAAGCTGCTGCCCGCCGATTTGGTTTCGGCCTTGAGTACCACCACTTCGAATGGGCGAGCTGCGATTACTATCTCCAGCACGGCAAGATGATGCCCGATGACTGGAAAGAACAGCTTTCGGGGATGGATGCCATTTTCTTCGGCGCGGTCGGCTGGCCCGATACCGTACCCGACCACATCTCGCTGTGGGGGTCGTTGCTCAAATTCCGACGTGAGTTCGATCAGTACATCAACCTTCGTCCGGTTCGGCTGTTCGAAGGCGTGCCTTGCCCGTTGGCCAATCGCAAACCCGGCGACATCGACTACTACGTCGTGCGTGAGAACACCGAGGGGGAGTACACATCGCTTGGCGGCATCATGTACGAAAACACCGAACGCGAGATTGTCATCCAGGAGTCGGTCTATTCGCGTCACGGCGCCAATCGGCTGTTGAAGTACGCGTTCGACCTGGCACAAAGCCGCCCACGCAAGCATGTAACGCTGGCGACCAAGAGCAATGGCGTGGCGATCAGCATGCCGTGGTGGGATGCTCGTGCCGATGACGTGGCCAAGGATTACCCCGAGATCACCCTGGACAAGCAGCACATCGATATCCTGGCTGCCCGTTTCGTCCTGCAGCCCGGCCGGTTCGACGTGGTCGCTGCCACTAATCTATTTGGCGACATCCTGTCCGACCTGGGGCCTGCAACGACCGGCACCATTGGTATCGCACCGTCCGCGAACCTCAACCCCGAGCGCGTCTTCCCGAGCCTTTTCGAACCCGTGCACGGCTCCGCGCCGGACATCTACGGGCAAAACATTGCCAACCCCATCGCGATGATCTGGTCGGGCGCTCTGATGCTGGACTTCCTGGGGCAGCGTGAAGCGCACGATGCCATTCTGCGGGCAATCGAACAGGTGCTCAAAGAGGGCCCACGCACGCGGGATCTGGGGGGTGTTGCATCGACGACGGAAGTCGGTGAGGCTGTCGCCGCGCTGGTCTGATCGTACTGAAAGCCCCGCAACGCGGGGCTTTCCCATCCATGAGGGGCGCCGCAGCCCTGTTTGCTAGGCGTCGCTAGCCGCAGTCAGCTTCGCTTCCAGCTCTCTGATCCTCAGCAGCAGTGCCTGCTGTTCGACCTTTGCGGCGGTGTTATCCATGCTGATACCGACAACCTTGATGGGGCGATCGGCAGCGTCGTGTATCACGGTCGAGCGAGACGAGATCCACCGCACACTGTCATCGGGCTGGTACATCCGGTACTCGTAATCGCAGTGCTCACCACTGCTGATCATCCGCTCGTACATTGCCTGCATCGCCTGAACGTCCTCGGCGGGCAAATGGCTCCAGAAGTCCTCGTTCGAACTGATGGTCCAGCCGTACACGTCCTTGACGTTCGAGGAATAGGTCACCTCGTCACTGATCAGATTCCATTCCCAAGTCACGATACGAGCGCCTTCCTGGGCGAGCTTCATCCGCGCTTCGCTTTCCATGATTTCGGCCGCGTAGCGCCGGCGCAGGTCGGTCATCGGCAGCTCGACAGGCTCTGCTTGCTGGACGCTGCTCAGTGCCTCCTGACCATAACGTAGCCAGAGCCAGTTCACCCGAAGAAAGTCGGCAAGCTTGCGCAGGTTGTCGTAGTCGATCTCACCGCCCTTGGTCCATTTGTGGACAGCGGTGCGGGATATGCCAAGTGCGGTACCGACCGCCTGGAGGGTCAACTTGTTGTGTTCAAGCAGTTCCTTGAGGCGGAAGGCGAAGCTGTTTTCCTGCATAGGGGAACGGTCCGAGAAGGGCTTGGCTGCCAGTATACACATCTGTAAACCCATGGATTACAGACGAGAGCGGCAAGCCCTTGGCAAGGCTCGGAGAACGGCGGCGCGCATCATGGATGCGCTAACGCTTGAAGCGACGGGCGTTCAGAGGTCGATGACCAACCTTGAGCCACGTGCGCGGGAGACGCAGATCATCATGGTTTGCTGGGAGGCTTTTTCTTCATCGGAAAGGTATTGGTCAACGTGCTCGGCTTCGCCTTCGAGGATGCGAGTCTCACAGGTACCGCAAACGCCTTCACGGCAAAGGCATTCCACCTGGGCGGCTTTGACGTTCTCAATGGCCTGGATGATAGTCATGCCCTCCTCGACCTGAAGCTCCCGACCGGACCTCCCGAGTACAAGGGTAAATGCACCGCCGGCAGCCGGAGCGGCGGCGAACTGCTCGAAATGCACCCGGGCGTCGGCGATGCCAGCAGCCTTGGCGCCTTCGACGACCGCGTCGATCAAGGGCTTCGGGCCGCACACATAAACGTGCGCATCATCGCTCAGCCCTGCATACAACGCCGGGAGGTCAAGGCGACGTCCAAGGCTGTCGACGTACAAGCTGATATTTCCGGCATGCGGGCCGTCGACCAATTGCCCTTGGAACGCACCATGATCGGGGCTGCGAAACGCATAATGAAGTTCGTAGGGAACATCACCCCCTTCCAACTCGTGAAGTTGCGACAGGAAAGGTGTGATCCCGATTCCGCCGGCGATCATCACATGCTTGCCGGCAGCGGTGTCGAGGCCGAACAGGTTGTTCGGCGTCGAGATGGTGAGCTCGGTGCCGACCTCGACCTTCTCATGCATGAAGGCAGAGCCACCCTTGGATTGCTCCTCCAAACGTACCCCGATCTGGTACCGGGACAGGTCCCTGGGATCACTCATCAAGGAATACGCGTTGCTGAGGCCTTCCGCCATCTTCACGATCACGTGGCTACCCCCCGTGAAGGCCGGCATGGGTTGACCATCGGCACGCGCAAGCGTGAAACGCTTGATTTGCGCAGTCGCCTGTTCAACTTCGGTCACTCGCACACTAAACATCTCGTAAGCACTGGCCATCTTGCACCTCAACTCCGCGCAGGGCGGCGGCCCCGCCGCCCTGGCACTACTTCTTCGGATCGTGGGGTCCGGAATAAACGACAGGAATGGATTGCCCCGGCTTTTACGGCCGGGGGCTCATGCTTAGTCCAAATGAGCAACCGCGATGAGATTGTGGAAGTGAGCGATACCGTGCTCACTGATGCCGGAGCGTTCCTTGTCGACCATGATGCGGCCTTGGCCACGGTAACCCCGCGACTTGAGCCCCTTCTGCACGCTCTCGACCAACCGCAGGTCTTCAGGGCGGAACACTTCGCGATACCAGTCGATCAGCACTTGCTGCTCCGGCGTGATTTCCTTGTTCAGGAAGTAGATGTCGTAGTGCTGCAGCGTGGTTTCTGCATCGACCGGGAATTCATAGATGACGGTCATGAAGTTGGCTCCCGGCGGCACGTTGAACATCGTGCACGGCCAGGCCCAGTAGCCTGCGAAGGACGGATCCTTGACTGACTCGTCGACCTTGAACGATTGCTCGGACGACTTGGCGATGCCGTACTGCAGGGTCCAGTTGCCATGCAGCGTGTGCCCGTACTGGCCGACGTCTACCGAATCGGCAAAGCTTGGGTGCGCTGGGCCGCAGTGGTAGCACTCCAGGTAGTTGTCGACGATCGACTTCCAGTTCGCAGGCGTATGGCTTACGAAACGCGCAGCCAATTGCAGGTCGTCGATGACGGTGCAAGCCTCGCGCATGCTCTTCTGCAGACCGGGCAGCTGGTCTTCCACCGGGCCTGCTTCATTGTCCATATTGATGAAGATGAAGCCTGCGTACTCTTCCACGCGTAGCTGGACGAGGCTGAAATCACCCTTGTCGAACGCTTCGACCTGGTCGCAGTTGCGCACATGGGTCAGGTCGCCATCGAGCTTGAAGGTCCAGGCATGGTACGGGCAGGCGATGACATTCTTGGCCTTACCGCTGCCCTCGAGCAGCTGGTGGCCACGATGCGGGCACACGTTGTAGAAGGCGCGCAGCACGCTGTCACGCCCACGGATGACGATGATGCTCTCGCCGATCACTTCACGGGTGATGTAGTCGTTGTTCTGGGCCACTTCGCTGCGATGGCCGACGCAGATCCAGCTCTTGGCGAAGATCTGCTCTTTCTCGTGCTCGAACACATCCCCGCTGGTGTAGAACGTGGCCGGAATGGTGAACGCCTTTTCGTGATCGCTGCAGAAATCAGCTGGCAGGCGTTGGAACTTGGTCATCTGTAATCTCCAGGCTGCGCATTGCGCATCTTGTAATCTTTAGTTAACAGTCACCCGACAGTTAACATTGCAGGCAAAAAAAACCTGCCGCGGCATCAACCGAGGGGTAGGCGACACCGCGCAGGCAAAATCACTGAGCCAATGCCGCCGCAGTTGCGGCTGGCTTGGCCACTTCGCCCAGGGTCGCAGGGCGCTCGTCCTGCGCCATGGCTGCAGCCTCTTCCTCGATGAGGTGGGCCGGCACCGAACCGTAATCCGCCAACATCCATTTGAAGAAGCCATACACCTTGATCAGCAGGATCACGGTGAACGGGATGGCCGTCAGCACCACTGCCGTCTTCATGGTCGACAGCGAGGCCTTGGCGAACAGCATGGCCAGTGGGACCAGGGTCAGGGTCACGCACCAGAACAGGCGGTGGGTGGGCGACGGGTCTTCGCCTTCCTGGAGGTTGCGGGTACTGGTTGCGGCCACGGCGTAGGCGGCAGCGTCCATGTGCGAAGCACAGAACACTGCCATGATGAACAGGTACACCGCCAGGAACACCTTGCCCCAGGGCAGGCCCAAGATCACCGCTTCAACAGCACTTTCGCCGCCGTGTTCGGTGAGGATCCGAGGCACGTCGATCGCGCCGGTGATGAACTGATGCATGCTGTAGCTTTCCAGCGCACCGAAGAAGAACCAGCAACCCACGCTGCCGCCCAGAATCAGCGCCAGCACCACTTCCTTGATCTGCCGGCCGCGCGACACGCGCGTCACGAACATCGCCACACCTGGTGCGTAGGAAATCCACCAGAGCCAATAGAACACCGTCCAGTTGCGGGTGAATTCGCCCTCGCCAGCGGGGTCAGTGAACAGGCTCATGTGCACGTAGTTCTGGATCATCAGGCCAATGCCATTGGCCGTGTTGTTGATGGTGAACTGGGTCGGGCCGACCAGCAGCACCACCGCGGCGAAGACTAGCGCACCGTAGCAGACGATCTTGCTGAGCTTCTGCAGGCCGCCATCGATGCCGATATAGGAGCTCAGCGAGAACAGCACTGCAATCACGCCGATCAGCATCACCTGGACGGTGAAGGTGTCGGGTGTACCAACCAGGCCCGACAGGCCACGGGTCAATGTCGAAGCGGTAAGCGCCAGGGAAACGGTGAGCGCGCCCATCATGGTCAACAGGAAGATCAAGTCCACGATCCGGCCCACAGGCCCGGTAGCCTTGAGCCCGGTGACGGCCTCGACAATCGACGCCAGATTCAGTCCACTCTTTTTACGCGCATGGAAGTGATAGGCCATGGCCAGCGACGCCAGGGCGTAGATCGACCAGGCGCTGATGCCCCAGTGGAAGAATGAATAGCCGACGCTGTACTCAAGTGCCTCGCGCGATTGCGGGGCAATGTTCAGGCCGGGGGTCTGGTAGTAGTAAGCCCACTCCATCACGCCCCAGTACAGGGTGGAAGACCCCATACCCGCGCAGATGAACATGAACACCCAGGTGGTGGTGGAGTATTCGGGCTTGCCCGAACCCAGGCGGATATTGCCGTACTTGCTGAAAGCCACCAGGAGCACCGCAAGGGTGCTGCCGAAGATGATCAGCTGCACGGCCGTGCCGAAGGATCGTGTGGCCCATTCAAAGAGTTGATTGGCAGCAACGCCGGCTTGCTCGGGGAAGGCGGCCAGGCCGACCACTGTCAGCAGCACGGCGACAAGGCTCATGGTGATGAGGAACACATCAACCTTTTTGTTGAGGTAGAACATCAGACGACTCCAGGACGTTTTTGTTTTTTTGTCACATCCAACGCAGGCTCGGGACGACGACGCTTTCCTTTACTTCGTAACCATTGGTTAACTGCAATCCCGTGGTTAACAGTCTGCTGACAATTTTGGGGTTTCGCAAGAGCCTTTCATCCTTGGTATGCCAAGGATGTGCGAGAAAGAGAGAGGAATAAGGTGGGGCTTGAGGGGTATGTTGCAGCTATCTGAATGCAAAAGCCGCGAAGTCACGCTGATATGGCCGGCAAACATCAATGTGCGCCGGCTGCTCCCGCCTTCACCCTGGCTGGGGCGCCATGGAAAACTCCAGCAGTCGGGTGCTGCATGCGACAGCTTCCTGCCTGTCGAACTCTTGA
The Pseudomonas sp. KU43P genome window above contains:
- a CDS encoding LysR substrate-binding domain-containing protein — translated: MNNMPLNEDLRVFVAVARKTSFNAVAEEFGVSAGYVSKRIRVLEDSLGTKLLHRSTRRVSITEEGERVFHWALRVLDDLDQLIQEVSTVQGEPRGLLRICSSFGFGHKVVAPLISQMTAAHPGLTVRFEMFDRIVDIASEGFDLDVRIGDEIAPHLIAKKLASNRRILCAAPAYLERRGVPKSLEDLARHDCLVIKERDHPFGVWRLRNGANTASVKVTGPLSTNHGEVAMEWCVDGRGILLRSLWDVGPQLESGTLVQVLPQWDQEANVWAVYPNRLNRSAKVRTCVEFLAAHLAAMDRGRA
- a CDS encoding tartrate dehydrogenase produces the protein MTKTLKIAAIAGDGIGKEVMPEGLRVLEAAARRFGFGLEYHHFEWASCDYYLQHGKMMPDDWKEQLSGMDAIFFGAVGWPDTVPDHISLWGSLLKFRREFDQYINLRPVRLFEGVPCPLANRKPGDIDYYVVRENTEGEYTSLGGIMYENTEREIVIQESVYSRHGANRLLKYAFDLAQSRPRKHVTLATKSNGVAISMPWWDARADDVAKDYPEITLDKQHIDILAARFVLQPGRFDVVAATNLFGDILSDLGPATTGTIGIAPSANLNPERVFPSLFEPVHGSAPDIYGQNIANPIAMIWSGALMLDFLGQREAHDAILRAIEQVLKEGPRTRDLGGVASTTEVGEAVAALV
- a CDS encoding PAS domain-containing protein, with the protein product MQENSFAFRLKELLEHNKLTLQAVGTALGISRTAVHKWTKGGEIDYDNLRKLADFLRVNWLWLRYGQEALSSVQQAEPVELPMTDLRRRYAAEIMESEARMKLAQEGARIVTWEWNLISDEVTYSSNVKDVYGWTISSNEDFWSHLPAEDVQAMQAMYERMISSGEHCDYEYRMYQPDDSVRWISSRSTVIHDAADRPIKVVGISMDNTAAKVEQQALLLRIRELEAKLTAASDA
- a CDS encoding PDR/VanB family oxidoreductase, whose product is MASAYEMFSVRVTEVEQATAQIKRFTLARADGQPMPAFTGGSHVIVKMAEGLSNAYSLMSDPRDLSRYQIGVRLEEQSKGGSAFMHEKVEVGTELTISTPNNLFGLDTAAGKHVMIAGGIGITPFLSQLHELEGGDVPYELHYAFRSPDHGAFQGQLVDGPHAGNISLYVDSLGRRLDLPALYAGLSDDAHVYVCGPKPLIDAVVEGAKAAGIADARVHFEQFAAAPAAGGAFTLVLGRSGRELQVEEGMTIIQAIENVKAAQVECLCREGVCGTCETRILEGEAEHVDQYLSDEEKASQQTMMICVSRARGSRLVIDL
- a CDS encoding aromatic ring-hydroxylating oxygenase subunit alpha, producing the protein MTKFQRLPADFCSDHEKAFTIPATFYTSGDVFEHEKEQIFAKSWICVGHRSEVAQNNDYITREVIGESIIVIRGRDSVLRAFYNVCPHRGHQLLEGSGKAKNVIACPYHAWTFKLDGDLTHVRNCDQVEAFDKGDFSLVQLRVEEYAGFIFINMDNEAGPVEDQLPGLQKSMREACTVIDDLQLAARFVSHTPANWKSIVDNYLECYHCGPAHPSFADSVDVGQYGHTLHGNWTLQYGIAKSSEQSFKVDESVKDPSFAGYWAWPCTMFNVPPGANFMTVIYEFPVDAETTLQHYDIYFLNKEITPEQQVLIDWYREVFRPEDLRLVESVQKGLKSRGYRGQGRIMVDKERSGISEHGIAHFHNLIAVAHLD
- a CDS encoding BCCT family transporter — protein: MFYLNKKVDVFLITMSLVAVLLTVVGLAAFPEQAGVAANQLFEWATRSFGTAVQLIIFGSTLAVLLVAFSKYGNIRLGSGKPEYSTTTWVFMFICAGMGSSTLYWGVMEWAYYYQTPGLNIAPQSREALEYSVGYSFFHWGISAWSIYALASLAMAYHFHARKKSGLNLASIVEAVTGLKATGPVGRIVDLIFLLTMMGALTVSLALTASTLTRGLSGLVGTPDTFTVQVMLIGVIAVLFSLSSYIGIDGGLQKLSKIVCYGALVFAAVVLLVGPTQFTINNTANGIGLMIQNYVHMSLFTDPAGEGEFTRNWTVFYWLWWISYAPGVAMFVTRVSRGRQIKEVVLALILGGSVGCWFFFGALESYSMHQFITGAIDVPRILTEHGGESAVEAVILGLPWGKVFLAVYLFIMAVFCASHMDAAAYAVAATSTRNLQEGEDPSPTHRLFWCVTLTLVPLAMLFAKASLSTMKTAVVLTAIPFTVILLIKVYGFFKWMLADYGSVPAHLIEEEAAAMAQDERPATLGEVAKPAATAAALAQ